One part of the Thermodesulfovibrio sp. 3462-1 genome encodes these proteins:
- the acs gene encoding acetate--CoA ligase: MTQGIDVLLKEQRTFPPPKEISEKAYIKSMAEYEAIYKRSVEDPEGFWAEIAEQNISWYKKWDKVLDYDFNKPYIKWFINGKLNVSYNCLDRNLDSLRNKAALIWEADDGEVRTYTYWQLYREVNRFANVLKKLGIKKGDRVAVYLPMIPELPITMLACARIGAIHSVVFAGFSAQSLRDRINDCGAKILITANQGVRGGRIVPLKANTDQALEGTPSIEKVIVVKRTPNFVDMDPQRDFWWHDLMNDPEISNYCEPEVMDAEDPLFILYTSGSTGKPKGVLHTTGGYLVYVNITFKWVFDYKPEETFFCTADIGWVTGHSYIVYGPLSAGATSLMFEGVPTYPNPGRFWEIVEKHRVNIFYTAPTAIRALMREGQQWPYKYDLSSLRILGTVGEPINPEAWMWYYNHVGRQRCPIVDTWWQTETGGFMITPLPGAMTLKPGSATRPFFGVVPKVLKEDGSPAGVNEGGYLVIEKPWPGMLRGTWGDPENKRIKEVYFSRFPGKYFTGDGARVDEDGDYWLMGRIDDVINVSGHRIGTAEVESALVAHPAVAEAAVVGFPHEIKGEGIYVYVVLKEGYEPSKDLEKLLISHIRQMIGPIATPDKIQFAGGLPKTRSGKIMRRILRKIASGSIEELGDTSTLADPSVVEELVSGRK, encoded by the coding sequence GCAGAGGACATTTCCTCCACCAAAAGAAATTTCAGAAAAAGCTTATATTAAAAGCATGGCTGAGTATGAGGCAATATATAAAAGGTCAGTAGAAGATCCTGAAGGTTTCTGGGCAGAGATAGCAGAGCAAAATATTTCATGGTATAAAAAGTGGGATAAAGTCCTTGATTACGATTTTAATAAGCCGTATATAAAGTGGTTTATAAATGGAAAGCTCAATGTATCCTACAACTGCCTTGACCGTAATCTTGATTCTTTAAGAAACAAAGCAGCCCTCATATGGGAAGCAGACGATGGAGAAGTAAGGACTTATACCTACTGGCAACTTTACAGAGAAGTCAACAGATTTGCCAATGTTTTAAAAAAATTGGGGATAAAAAAGGGCGACAGAGTAGCTGTTTATCTTCCCATGATACCTGAGCTTCCAATTACAATGCTTGCCTGCGCAAGGATTGGAGCAATTCACAGTGTTGTATTTGCAGGATTCTCAGCTCAGTCTCTCAGAGACAGAATCAATGACTGCGGAGCAAAAATTTTAATAACAGCGAATCAGGGAGTAAGAGGTGGAAGAATTGTTCCCTTAAAAGCAAATACTGATCAGGCATTGGAAGGAACACCATCTATAGAAAAAGTCATAGTTGTTAAAAGAACACCAAATTTTGTTGATATGGACCCTCAAAGAGATTTTTGGTGGCATGACCTTATGAATGATCCTGAAATTAGCAATTATTGTGAACCAGAAGTGATGGATGCGGAAGATCCTCTTTTTATACTTTACACATCGGGTTCAACAGGAAAACCAAAGGGAGTTCTTCATACTACAGGTGGATACTTAGTTTATGTAAATATCACCTTCAAGTGGGTTTTTGACTATAAACCTGAAGAAACATTTTTTTGTACAGCAGACATTGGATGGGTAACAGGACATAGTTATATTGTTTATGGTCCATTGAGTGCTGGAGCAACATCTCTTATGTTTGAAGGTGTTCCCACATATCCAAATCCTGGTAGATTTTGGGAAATTGTTGAAAAACATAGAGTAAACATATTTTATACAGCACCTACAGCAATCAGAGCACTCATGAGAGAAGGACAGCAGTGGCCCTACAAATATGATCTTTCAAGTTTGAGAATCCTTGGAACAGTTGGAGAACCAATTAATCCAGAGGCATGGATGTGGTATTACAACCATGTGGGAAGACAGCGTTGCCCTATAGTTGATACATGGTGGCAGACTGAGACAGGCGGATTTATGATTACACCTTTACCTGGGGCAATGACTCTTAAACCTGGCTCAGCTACAAGGCCATTTTTTGGAGTTGTTCCAAAAGTGCTTAAGGAAGATGGTTCTCCTGCAGGGGTTAATGAAGGAGGATATCTTGTAATTGAAAAACCATGGCCAGGAATGCTTAGAGGAACATGGGGAGATCCTGAAAATAAGAGAATCAAAGAAGTTTATTTCTCAAGATTTCCAGGAAAATACTTTACAGGAGATGGAGCCAGAGTTGATGAAGATGGAGATTACTGGCTAATGGGAAGAATTGATGATGTTATAAATGTATCTGGTCACAGAATAGGAACAGCAGAGGTCGAATCTGCTCTGGTTGCTCATCCTGCAGTTGCAGAGGCTGCTGTCGTAGGATTCCCTCATGAAATAAAAGGTGAAGGAATTTATGTTTATGTTGTTTTAAAAGAAGGATATGAACCATCAAAGGATTTGGAAAAATTACTGATTTCTCATATAAGGCAGATGATAGGACCCATTGCTACACCAGATAAAATCCAGTTTGCAGGAGGACTTCCAAAAACAAGAAGTGGTAAAATTATGAGAAGAATCTTAAGGAAAATAGCCTCAGGTTCAATTGAAGAGCTTGGCGATACATCCACTCTTGCAGATCCTTCTGTTGTAGAGGAATTAGTTTCTGGCCGAAAATAA
- a CDS encoding helicase-related protein, which yields MLKEGSIVEAPFWPEPVEIKKIEERSNGLNIIGSTLYSRSHVDDIIPYDEVKKIKTKDFLLTFTGNAEEVFLAIEYLRFCYASLFDPFLAMNISKIDPLPFQIEAVYGYVLKLPKIRFLIADDPGAGKTIMAGLIVKELKLRGIINRILIVVPGHLKDQWRRELKEKFQETFTVVTRQVMDAHYGENIWERENQIITSIDFLRQEDILKTLTTIHWDLVIADEAHKMAAYSYANRVSKTHRYKVGEVLSKNTKHFLFLTATPHKGDPENYRLLLDLLEPGFFATTEMVQESIQKSENPLFIRRLKEDLRDFEGKPLFTNRYAKTLKFRLSEREKILYNKVSEYVLSQYNKAIQSDKRKNVAFALVILQRRLASSIYALNCSLRRRKQKLEQLSDIKPEVVFINMDKYEDYEDYEEAERWQEENNWETLSVAKNREELKMEIQILNELINLSEELIRNEEEVKLKQLREAIKEGFKKIEEINGNKKIIIFTESKDTMDYLYKKIKSWGYSVNFIHGGMALEQRIEAEKIFKNQTEVMVATEAAGEGINLQFCHIMINYDIPWNPNRLEQRIGRIHRYGQNKDVFMFNLVAEDTREGEVFSKLFDKLDEIKEALGTDKVFDIIGDVFYGKNLYQLIVDAITQAKTIDEIIKEIDIKIDENYIREIKEVLGESLATRHIDYTRIKEMAEKAKELRLIPEYVEEYFKKAFEKAGGKYKKRKDGFLSIELIPYEIKQIASDTNFKNKFGLIMSSYPKITFDKDIAFKNPEVEFVSFGHPLFEALLEWVKKEYLGSLHQGAVFEDPEGRLNGYVYFYEGEIKDGKRDVAGKKLIALYDDGKQIKELNPSIIWDLVPAKANNQFEILNNKKDQLKDFAYEALKSYKEEILKERQRQADIKNKYGVTSLQYLINELDADLVELYERQDRGEKVDVVIRNKEERKKHYEQALKNLHKSIEQETNLVVSMPRFVGAIYVKPAKAEMVSDEEIEKIGMKIAMEYELSQGRQPEDVSKENLGFDIRSKPACQSLGAGSGNGQTRYIEVKARRDEGEVALTPNEWFKAKRFKEQYWLYVVSNAVSNPVLTVINNPAENLNVHEKVEVVRFVVSLEEWKNKGVKA from the coding sequence ATGTTAAAAGAAGGTTCAATAGTTGAAGCACCCTTTTGGCCAGAACCTGTTGAAATTAAAAAGATTGAAGAAAGAAGCAATGGTCTTAACATAATTGGTTCTACTCTTTATTCACGCTCTCATGTAGATGATATAATCCCTTATGATGAAGTGAAAAAGATAAAAACTAAAGATTTTTTACTTACCTTTACAGGTAATGCTGAGGAAGTATTCCTGGCTATTGAGTATTTGCGTTTTTGTTATGCTTCGCTTTTTGACCCTTTTTTAGCAATGAATATCTCCAAAATTGATCCTCTTCCTTTTCAAATAGAGGCTGTTTATGGTTATGTGCTCAAATTACCAAAGATAAGGTTTTTAATAGCTGATGACCCTGGTGCTGGTAAAACCATAATGGCAGGATTGATTGTTAAAGAACTTAAACTAAGAGGAATAATCAATCGCATACTTATTGTAGTGCCTGGACATCTTAAAGATCAGTGGAGGCGAGAGCTTAAAGAAAAATTTCAAGAGACCTTTACAGTGGTAACTCGTCAGGTAATGGATGCCCATTATGGAGAAAATATATGGGAAAGAGAAAATCAGATTATAACTTCAATTGATTTTTTAAGACAGGAAGATATTTTAAAAACTCTAACTACTATTCACTGGGATTTAGTGATTGCTGATGAAGCTCATAAAATGGCTGCATACAGTTATGCAAACCGAGTATCAAAAACACATAGATATAAAGTAGGTGAAGTTTTATCAAAAAATACAAAACATTTTCTATTTTTAACAGCTACACCTCACAAGGGCGATCCTGAAAACTATAGACTTTTGCTTGACCTTTTAGAACCTGGATTTTTTGCTACCACAGAGATGGTTCAGGAATCAATACAAAAAAGCGAAAATCCTCTGTTTATAAGAAGGCTTAAAGAAGACCTTAGAGATTTTGAAGGTAAACCTCTTTTCACTAACCGTTATGCAAAAACACTTAAATTTAGACTATCTGAGAGAGAAAAGATTCTTTACAATAAGGTTTCTGAATATGTTTTATCGCAATACAACAAGGCAATACAGTCAGACAAGAGAAAAAATGTCGCATTTGCTCTTGTTATTTTACAGAGAAGGCTTGCATCAAGCATCTATGCTCTCAACTGTTCTTTAAGAAGAAGAAAACAAAAGCTTGAGCAATTGTCTGATATTAAGCCAGAGGTTGTTTTTATAAATATGGACAAATATGAAGACTATGAAGACTACGAAGAAGCAGAAAGATGGCAAGAAGAAAACAACTGGGAAACCCTGAGTGTTGCTAAAAACAGAGAAGAATTAAAGATGGAGATTCAAATCTTAAATGAGTTGATAAACCTATCAGAAGAACTTATAAGGAATGAAGAGGAAGTCAAGCTAAAACAACTCAGAGAGGCAATAAAAGAAGGTTTCAAGAAAATAGAGGAAATCAATGGAAACAAAAAGATTATCATTTTTACTGAATCTAAAGACACAATGGATTACCTTTATAAAAAGATAAAATCCTGGGGCTACTCTGTCAACTTTATTCATGGTGGAATGGCTCTTGAGCAAAGGATTGAAGCTGAAAAGATATTTAAAAATCAGACAGAGGTGATGGTTGCTACAGAAGCAGCAGGTGAGGGTATAAATCTTCAATTCTGTCACATAATGATTAATTATGATATTCCATGGAATCCAAACAGACTTGAGCAGAGAATAGGAAGAATTCATAGATACGGACAGAACAAGGACGTGTTTATGTTTAATCTTGTTGCTGAAGATACTCGTGAAGGAGAGGTTTTCTCAAAACTCTTTGATAAACTTGATGAAATAAAAGAAGCTCTTGGCACAGATAAAGTGTTTGACATAATTGGTGATGTATTTTACGGAAAAAATCTTTATCAACTTATAGTTGATGCAATAACTCAGGCAAAAACAATAGATGAGATCATAAAAGAAATTGACATCAAGATAGATGAAAATTACATAAGAGAGATTAAGGAAGTGCTTGGTGAAAGCCTTGCAACCAGACACATTGACTACACAAGAATTAAAGAAATGGCAGAGAAAGCAAAAGAGCTGAGGCTCATACCTGAGTATGTGGAGGAATATTTTAAGAAAGCTTTTGAAAAAGCTGGTGGAAAATATAAAAAACGAAAAGACGGATTTTTAAGTATAGAGCTTATTCCTTATGAGATAAAACAGATTGCCAGTGATACTAATTTTAAAAATAAATTTGGATTAATAATGTCTTCCTATCCAAAGATAACTTTTGACAAGGACATAGCCTTTAAAAATCCTGAAGTTGAATTTGTTTCTTTTGGACATCCTCTTTTTGAAGCATTGCTTGAGTGGGTTAAAAAAGAGTATCTTGGAAGTCTTCATCAGGGAGCTGTTTTTGAAGACCCTGAAGGAAGGCTTAACGGTTATGTATATTTTTACGAAGGAGAAATAAAAGATGGTAAGCGTGATGTAGCAGGGAAAAAATTAATAGCTTTATATGATGATGGAAAACAAATAAAAGAGCTTAATCCATCAATTATATGGGATCTTGTCCCGGCAAAAGCAAATAATCAATTTGAAATACTCAATAATAAAAAAGACCAGCTCAAAGACTTTGCCTATGAAGCCCTTAAATCCTACAAGGAAGAAATCCTTAAGGAAAGACAGAGGCAGGCTGATATAAAAAATAAATATGGAGTTACATCTCTTCAATATCTCATAAACGAGCTTGATGCAGATCTCGTAGAACTTTATGAAAGACAGGATAGAGGGGAAAAAGTTGATGTTGTCATAAGAAATAAAGAAGAAAGAAAAAAGCATTATGAACAGGCACTGAAGAATCTTCATAAAAGCATAGAACAGGAAACCAATCTTGTGGTATCTATGCCAAGGTTTGTTGGAGCAATATATGTAAAACCTGCAAAAGCAGAAATGGTTTCTGATGAAGAGATTGAAAAAATCGGAATGAAAATAGCAATGGAATATGAACTATCTCAGGGCAGACAGCCTGAGGATGTTTCAAAGGAGAACCTTGGCTTTGATATTAGGTCAAAGCCTGCCTGCCAAAGCCTTGGCGCAGGCAGTGGCAACGGACAGACAAGGTATATAGAAGTAAAAGCAAGACGGGATGAAGGTGAAGTGGCATTAACACCTAACGAATGGTTTAAAGCAAAAAGATTTAAAGAGCAATACTGGCTTTATGTTGTTTCCAATGCAGTTTCAAATCCTGTT